From the genome of Flavobacterium luteolum, one region includes:
- the wecC gene encoding UDP-N-acetyl-D-mannosamine dehydrogenase, protein MNNENVVMIGLGYIGLPTAALIANNNIHVHGVDINSDVVDTINAGKIHIVEPSLDEAVARAVSNGFLKASCTPILADTYIIVVPTPFKAKNEPDISFVTAATIGIIPLLKEGDLYIIESTSPIGTTEKMMNLIHSQRPELKDKLHIAYCPERVLPGNVMYELVNNDRVIGGVNDISTEKAVSFYRQFVKGELHKTNARTAEMCKLTENSSRDVQIAFANELSLICDKADINVWELIRLANKHPRVNILQPGCGVGGHCIAVDPYFIVADYPLESQIIGKAREINNYKSFWCAEKVKSAKLDFQLKHGKKASVAIMGLAFKPNIDDLRESPAKYIAQKILQDSHDDICFIVEPNINNHKVFKLTPFEEAIKKADIIVFLVAHNEFKNLSIDDSKIVIDFCGVLDSKI, encoded by the coding sequence ATGAATAATGAAAATGTAGTAATGATTGGCTTAGGATATATTGGATTGCCAACAGCAGCTTTAATTGCAAATAACAATATTCATGTTCATGGAGTTGATATAAATTCAGATGTTGTAGATACAATAAATGCAGGAAAAATTCATATAGTTGAACCAAGTCTTGATGAAGCGGTAGCTAGAGCAGTTTCCAATGGTTTCTTGAAAGCTTCGTGCACACCTATTTTAGCTGATACATATATAATAGTAGTGCCAACGCCTTTTAAAGCTAAAAATGAGCCTGATATTTCATTTGTGACAGCTGCTACAATTGGAATTATACCTTTGTTGAAAGAAGGAGATTTGTACATAATAGAGTCAACTTCACCAATAGGAACTACTGAAAAAATGATGAATTTAATTCATAGTCAGCGACCTGAATTAAAAGATAAACTACATATTGCTTATTGTCCTGAACGTGTTCTACCCGGCAATGTAATGTATGAGTTAGTGAATAATGATCGAGTTATAGGGGGTGTTAATGACATCTCAACAGAAAAGGCAGTATCGTTTTATAGACAATTTGTTAAAGGAGAGTTGCATAAGACTAATGCAAGAACAGCTGAAATGTGTAAATTAACAGAGAATTCTTCGCGAGATGTTCAAATTGCCTTCGCTAATGAGTTGTCTTTGATTTGTGATAAAGCAGATATTAATGTATGGGAACTAATCAGATTAGCAAATAAACATCCAAGAGTAAACATTTTACAGCCAGGTTGCGGTGTCGGTGGTCATTGTATCGCTGTAGATCCTTATTTTATTGTTGCTGATTATCCATTAGAGTCTCAGATTATTGGTAAAGCTAGAGAAATTAATAATTATAAATCTTTTTGGTGCGCTGAGAAAGTAAAATCAGCAAAACTTGATTTTCAATTGAAACATGGTAAAAAAGCTAGTGTAGCTATTATGGGATTAGCTTTTAAGCCAAATATCGATGATTTAAGAGAATCGCCTGCTAAGTACATAGCTCAAAAAATATTACAAGATTCACATGATGATATTTGTTTTATAGTAGAACCAAATATAAATAATCATAAAGTTTTTAAATTAACACCTTTCGAGGAAGCAATTAAAAAAGCTGATATTATTGTCTTTTTGGTAGCTCATAATGAATTTAAAAATTTATCTATAGATGATTCGAAAATTGTAATTGATTTTTGTGGTGTTTTAGATTCGAAAATTTAA
- the wecB gene encoding non-hydrolyzing UDP-N-acetylglucosamine 2-epimerase: MIRNLVIFGTRPEAIKMAPLVNEFKKHIKEFDTRVCVTAQHREMLDQVLDFFEIEPYYDLDLMKPNQNLYSLTADIIMGLKPILEDFKPDYVFVHGDTSTTMASSIAAFYSGAKICHVEAGLRTNDKYSPFPEEINRQVTGRLADYHFAPTEKSRENLIKENVTNKSIVVTGNTVIDALLESSEIVDSIKNVEIEKLKTIIDFEKKLVLVTGHRRENHGDGFINICEALKEIAKDNIDVQIIYPVHLNPNVKGPVYEILSDIENVKLIEPLAYPAFVWLMNQSYLIITDSGGVQEEAPSLGKPVLVMRDTTERPEAVDAGTVILVGANKDRIVRECNNLLRSQSEYMEMSALHNPYGSGDASKQIVEYIISLNK, translated from the coding sequence ATGATTAGAAATTTAGTAATATTTGGCACAAGACCTGAAGCAATTAAAATGGCTCCATTAGTTAATGAATTCAAGAAGCATATTAAAGAGTTTGATACTAGAGTTTGTGTTACAGCGCAACATAGAGAAATGTTAGATCAAGTGTTGGATTTTTTTGAGATAGAACCCTATTATGATTTAGATTTGATGAAACCAAATCAAAATTTGTATTCATTAACGGCGGATATTATAATGGGTTTAAAGCCCATTTTAGAAGATTTCAAACCAGATTATGTTTTTGTGCATGGAGACACATCTACAACCATGGCGTCAAGCATTGCTGCTTTTTATTCTGGTGCAAAAATTTGCCATGTAGAAGCTGGCTTACGTACCAATGATAAATATTCACCTTTCCCAGAAGAGATTAATAGGCAAGTTACTGGACGGTTAGCAGATTATCACTTTGCGCCAACAGAAAAATCAAGAGAAAACCTAATAAAAGAAAATGTTACAAATAAATCTATAGTAGTGACAGGTAATACTGTTATCGATGCTTTATTGGAAAGTAGTGAGATAGTAGATTCTATTAAAAATGTAGAAATTGAAAAATTAAAAACAATTATAGATTTTGAAAAAAAACTAGTCTTGGTTACTGGGCATCGTAGAGAAAATCATGGAGATGGATTTATAAATATTTGTGAAGCATTAAAAGAAATTGCTAAAGACAATATTGATGTTCAAATTATTTACCCAGTCCATTTGAATCCAAATGTTAAGGGGCCGGTTTATGAAATATTATCAGACATAGAAAATGTTAAATTAATTGAACCATTGGCTTATCCGGCTTTTGTTTGGTTAATGAATCAATCATATTTAATTATAACTGATTCTGGGGGTGTTCAAGAAGAGGCACCTAGTTTAGGAAAACCTGTATTGGTTATGAGAGATACAACTGAACGTCCTGAAGCTGTTGATGCAGGAACAGTTATTTTAGTTGGAGCCAATAAAGATAGAATTGTACGAGAATGTAATAATTTGTTGCGTTCCCAGTCAGAATATATGGAAATGAGTGCTTTGCATAATCCATATGGAAGCGGGGATGCTAGCAAGCAAATAGTAGAATATATAATTTCTTTAAATAAATAG
- a CDS encoding Wzz/FepE/Etk N-terminal domain-containing protein yields MEKELKVNDEISLREFIKKTKEWYQYLFTKWKFIALAGIFGALIGLAYSFIKKPIYTATLTFALEDEKAGAGGLGGALGLASSIGIDLGGSGGSIFTGSNLTELFKSRRMVEQTLLTPVTVNGKVISLAEMYIQDKEWRDEWKDNSKLKNISFLLDTKRKYFTRVHDSILGVIYQDLSKNSLSVAQKDKKISIITMDMSSNNELFSLRFCEVLAKEVGKFYVETKSKKARQNMEILTHQVDSVRAELNGAITGVAVANDNTFMLNPALNVRRAPSARRQVDVQANTAVLTELVKQAELSKVTLRRETPLIQVIDRPILPLKKEKTGKIKGLFIGGIVGFFSMIFFLAVKKVINELDV; encoded by the coding sequence ATGGAAAAAGAATTAAAAGTTAATGATGAAATCTCACTAAGGGAATTTATTAAAAAAACAAAAGAATGGTATCAGTACTTATTTACTAAATGGAAATTTATCGCTTTAGCTGGAATATTTGGAGCCTTAATTGGATTGGCTTATTCTTTTATTAAAAAGCCTATTTATACAGCAACATTAACATTTGCTTTAGAAGATGAGAAAGCTGGCGCAGGTGGTTTAGGAGGGGCTTTAGGATTAGCTAGTTCAATCGGAATCGATCTTGGAGGTAGTGGTGGAAGCATATTCACCGGTTCAAATTTGACAGAATTATTTAAATCTCGTCGAATGGTCGAGCAAACTTTATTAACACCGGTTACTGTAAATGGTAAAGTTATCTCTTTGGCAGAGATGTATATTCAGGATAAAGAATGGAGAGACGAATGGAAGGATAATTCTAAACTTAAAAATATTTCTTTTTTGCTTGACACTAAACGTAAGTATTTTACACGAGTCCATGACAGTATTTTAGGAGTGATATATCAAGATTTGTCGAAAAATTCGTTGTCTGTAGCACAAAAAGATAAAAAGATTTCTATAATTACGATGGATATGTCTTCTAACAATGAATTATTTTCACTACGGTTTTGTGAGGTACTAGCAAAAGAAGTTGGTAAGTTTTACGTGGAGACTAAAAGCAAAAAGGCACGTCAGAATATGGAGATTCTGACGCACCAAGTTGATTCCGTTCGTGCAGAATTGAATGGGGCCATTACTGGAGTTGCAGTGGCCAATGACAATACTTTTATGCTGAATCCAGCTCTTAATGTTCGTCGTGCTCCATCGGCAAGAAGACAGGTCGATGTTCAGGCAAATACAGCTGTGCTAACAGAGTTGGTTAAGCAGGCTGAATTGTCAAAAGTAACCTTAAGGAGAGAAACTCCTTTAATCCAAGTAATAGATAGGCCAATTTTGCCGCTGAAGAAAGAAAAAACGGGAAAAATAAAGGGACTCTTTATCGGTGGAATTGTAGGTTTTTTTAGTATGATTTTTTTCTTGGCGGTAAAAAAAGTGATCAATGAATTAGATGTTTAG
- a CDS encoding SLBB domain-containing protein: protein MKKIIYVLTLIFALITFSATAQDIMKSKDLSTVKVDYLSDDDLAKISAQLKSNNATIDQVEPMAISKGMSQTEFNKLKVKLNDYEKKNAKGDIKEKNKDNKLKTGEKTSDFGRKQGEIKNEKVKDSVNALIFGSELFDNPTLNFEPDLNLATPINYILGPGDELQVSVYGVQEYNANIPVSVEGKISIDYVGQIFVSGMSVEAATQKIKAAIAKVYSTVRSGQSQVSISLGKIRTIKVTIVGGKQPGNYSISSLATVYNALHLAGGPGKNGSYRNIELIRNNKVYKNIDIYRFLVKGDQSDNISLKENDVIRIPAYSQRVTVEGEVKRPGIFEMKKGEKFSDLLNFASGFNEFAYTASVNVLQKTGKEFKVHDINESEYNSYQPQSGDVFRITKILNRFENRIKIEGAVFRPDYYSFTEGMRISDLVTRAEGLKEDAYSKRARIIRLKTDLTTEIVNVDLGAALSGDLNADIELKREDIVTVYSILDFREEYKVTIDGEVKNPGEYEYFENLTLNDLVVQVGGLTGSASKRVEIARMIKSDAIDDADPNRVELVELEITAENNEQIKNFVLKPFDVVNIRRMPVYEKPQMVTVSGAVGYPGKYVLANKKETVYNVVMRAGGLTSIANLDGMKIKRPIKQEEIEKLESIDLNLAKNDTLKGKLVKKLKEEQKFSTIPVNWEKIVKDKNHYSNVTLFPGDEIEVSVYNEGVKITGNVLLTSEIPYRKGKGFKYYLNSVGGVDNKGWKKKAYIIYPNGKAAVTTSFLFFRSYPTVEPDSQIVVPEKPQSKKMTAGEWVGIGSVVSSLALLIVTAFK from the coding sequence ATGAAAAAAATAATATACGTTCTTACTCTAATTTTTGCATTAATTACTTTTAGTGCTACTGCACAAGATATAATGAAATCTAAAGATTTAAGTACTGTAAAAGTTGACTACTTATCAGACGATGATTTGGCAAAAATTAGCGCTCAGTTAAAAAGCAATAATGCAACTATAGATCAGGTTGAACCTATGGCAATTTCGAAGGGGATGAGTCAGACAGAGTTTAATAAACTTAAGGTAAAACTTAATGATTATGAAAAGAAAAATGCTAAAGGAGATATTAAAGAAAAAAATAAGGACAATAAATTAAAAACTGGAGAAAAAACGTCAGATTTTGGAAGGAAACAAGGTGAAATAAAAAATGAAAAAGTAAAAGATTCTGTAAATGCATTAATTTTTGGATCAGAGTTATTTGATAATCCTACTTTAAATTTTGAGCCAGATTTAAATTTAGCAACTCCTATTAATTACATCCTTGGTCCTGGTGATGAATTACAAGTAAGTGTTTATGGTGTTCAAGAGTATAATGCCAATATTCCTGTAAGCGTAGAAGGAAAAATAAGTATAGACTATGTAGGGCAAATCTTTGTTTCGGGCATGTCTGTTGAAGCTGCCACACAAAAAATTAAAGCAGCTATCGCTAAAGTTTACAGTACAGTTCGTTCTGGACAATCTCAAGTAAGCATTAGTTTGGGAAAAATACGTACTATAAAAGTAACAATTGTTGGAGGTAAGCAGCCAGGTAATTATTCGATTTCTTCGTTAGCGACTGTCTATAATGCTTTGCACTTAGCTGGAGGGCCTGGAAAAAATGGTAGTTATAGAAACATCGAATTGATAAGAAACAATAAAGTTTACAAGAATATTGATATTTATAGATTCTTAGTTAAAGGAGATCAATCTGATAATATTTCTTTAAAGGAAAATGACGTAATTAGAATTCCTGCTTATAGTCAAAGAGTTACCGTTGAGGGAGAAGTTAAGCGTCCTGGCATTTTTGAAATGAAAAAAGGCGAGAAGTTTTCTGATTTATTAAATTTTGCGTCTGGATTTAATGAGTTTGCTTATACAGCTTCAGTAAATGTATTACAAAAGACAGGAAAAGAATTTAAAGTTCACGATATAAACGAGAGTGAATATAATTCTTATCAACCTCAATCAGGTGATGTTTTTAGAATTACTAAGATTCTTAATCGATTTGAGAATCGTATCAAGATTGAAGGCGCTGTCTTCAGACCAGATTATTATTCTTTTACAGAAGGAATGAGAATTTCAGATCTTGTCACAAGAGCGGAAGGATTAAAGGAGGATGCTTATAGTAAAAGAGCAAGAATCATCCGTTTAAAAACAGATTTAACAACAGAAATTGTTAATGTAGACTTAGGTGCTGCTTTGTCAGGAGATTTAAATGCAGATATTGAATTAAAAAGAGAAGATATAGTTACAGTTTATTCTATTTTAGATTTTAGAGAAGAATATAAGGTTACCATAGATGGAGAAGTAAAAAATCCTGGCGAATATGAATATTTTGAAAATTTAACCTTAAATGATTTAGTAGTTCAAGTCGGAGGCTTAACTGGTTCTGCTTCAAAAAGAGTAGAAATTGCTAGAATGATTAAATCTGATGCCATAGATGATGCAGATCCTAATCGTGTTGAATTAGTTGAACTTGAAATTACTGCAGAAAATAACGAGCAAATTAAAAACTTCGTTTTAAAGCCATTTGATGTTGTAAACATTCGTAGAATGCCAGTTTATGAGAAGCCTCAGATGGTAACTGTGAGTGGAGCTGTAGGATATCCTGGAAAGTATGTTTTAGCAAATAAAAAAGAAACTGTTTATAATGTTGTAATGAGAGCGGGTGGTTTAACTTCTATAGCTAATCTAGATGGAATGAAAATTAAACGACCAATTAAACAAGAAGAAATAGAGAAATTAGAAAGTATTGATCTTAACTTAGCAAAAAATGATACATTGAAAGGCAAACTGGTTAAGAAGTTGAAAGAAGAGCAAAAGTTTTCTACAATTCCTGTTAATTGGGAAAAAATTGTAAAAGATAAAAATCATTATTCAAATGTTACCTTGTTTCCTGGTGATGAAATTGAGGTATCGGTTTATAATGAAGGTGTGAAAATAACAGGTAATGTATTACTAACATCTGAAATTCCATATAGAAAAGGCAAAGGATTTAAGTACTATCTAAATTCAGTTGGAGGTGTTGATAATAAAGGTTGGAAGAAAAAAGCGTACATAATTTATCCAAATGGAAAAGCTGCTGTGACAACATCATTTTTGTTCTTTAGATCGTATCCTACTGTTGAGCCAGACTCTCAAATTGTTGTTCCAGAGAAACCACAATCTAAGAAAATGACAGCTGGAGAATGGGTTGGAATCGGTAGTGTTGTCTCTAGTTTGGCATTGTTAATTGTTACAGCGTTTAAATAG
- the rfbB gene encoding dTDP-glucose 4,6-dehydratase → MKKILITGGAGFIGSHVVRRFVNKYPEYQIFNLDALTYAGNLENIRDIEDKANYTFVKGDIIDEIFINELFKKHDFDGVLHLAAESHVDRSIEDPLAFVKTNVIGTMNLLNAAKNQWKGNFEGKKFYHISTDEVYGSLGSTGLFTEETPYDPNSPYSASKASSDHFVRAYGETYGLPYVLTNCSNNYGSYHFPEKLIPLFINNIINNKPLPVYGDGNYTRDWLFVEDHAIAIDLVFHEGKNHETYNIGGFNEWKNIELVKLLCKIMDGKLNRDSGTSEKLITYVKDRPGHDLRYAIDASKINKELGWKPSVTFEEGLEKTINWYLSNQEWLQNVTSGSYKDYYLKQYS, encoded by the coding sequence ATGAAAAAAATTCTAATAACTGGCGGTGCTGGTTTTATTGGTTCTCATGTAGTAAGACGTTTTGTAAATAAATATCCAGAATATCAGATTTTTAATTTAGATGCATTAACTTATGCTGGGAATTTGGAAAATATAAGAGATATTGAAGACAAAGCAAATTATACTTTTGTTAAAGGAGATATAATTGATGAAATTTTTATAAATGAACTTTTCAAAAAACATGATTTTGACGGGGTTTTGCACTTAGCGGCAGAATCACATGTGGATCGTTCAATTGAAGACCCTCTTGCTTTTGTTAAGACAAATGTTATTGGTACTATGAATTTGCTAAACGCAGCTAAGAATCAATGGAAAGGAAATTTTGAAGGAAAAAAATTCTATCATATCAGTACAGATGAAGTTTACGGTTCTCTAGGTTCTACTGGGTTATTTACTGAAGAAACGCCATATGATCCAAACTCGCCATATTCAGCTTCAAAAGCTAGTTCAGATCATTTTGTCAGAGCCTACGGAGAAACTTATGGATTGCCATATGTTCTTACCAATTGTTCAAATAACTATGGGTCATATCATTTTCCTGAAAAGCTTATTCCTCTTTTTATAAATAATATTATAAATAATAAACCATTACCAGTGTATGGTGATGGAAATTATACAAGAGATTGGCTTTTTGTTGAAGATCATGCTATTGCAATAGATTTAGTTTTTCATGAAGGAAAAAATCATGAAACGTATAATATTGGAGGATTTAATGAATGGAAAAATATTGAGCTAGTTAAATTGCTGTGTAAAATTATGGACGGGAAATTAAATAGGGATAGTGGGACTTCGGAAAAACTAATTACCTATGTAAAAGATCGACCAGGTCATGATTTGCGTTATGCAATTGATGCCTCAAAAATTAATAAAGAATTAGGGTGGAAACCTTCAGTTACTTTTGAGGAAGGATTAGAAAAAACTATCAATTGGTATCTTAGTAATCAAGAATGGCTTCAAAATGTTACTTCTGGCTCTTATAAAGACTATTATCTAAAACAATACTCATAA
- a CDS encoding mannose-1-phosphate guanylyltransferase yields the protein METKKSIIHVVLTGGVGSRLWPLSRKSQPKQYLEIFEGKSLFEMTVERNSHLADKVMVVGNVDNHHLSGKVMDKTKTSYLNIVEATPRNTAAAIAFAAFASNPEDILIVTPSDHIIDKMEGYNNAIQEAISKAQEGYIVTFGIIPTKPETGYGYIESKGDKVLSFREKPNETTAKEFIARGNFLWNSGMFCFKASVLLDELRQFQPDVYEKSRTVWEASKEGFLDLELSMQIPSISIDYAVMERSKKIKVVPASFSWSDLGSFESVYEYLVSKGHPIDLNGNMVIGCDSHTTFLGLRNTIFVHTDNANLILQKENSQDVKDIYNELEKQNSDLLN from the coding sequence ATGGAAACAAAAAAATCGATAATACATGTAGTTTTAACGGGAGGGGTTGGTAGTAGACTATGGCCTCTTTCACGAAAAAGTCAACCTAAACAATATTTAGAAATATTTGAAGGTAAATCTTTATTTGAAATGACTGTAGAACGCAATAGTCATTTAGCAGATAAAGTAATGGTGGTAGGAAATGTCGATAACCATCATCTAAGTGGCAAAGTTATGGATAAGACGAAAACTTCGTATCTAAATATTGTAGAAGCAACTCCAAGAAATACAGCGGCCGCAATTGCTTTTGCGGCTTTTGCTTCAAATCCTGAGGATATATTAATTGTTACACCTTCAGATCATATAATAGATAAAATGGAGGGATATAATAATGCGATCCAAGAAGCTATTTCTAAAGCTCAAGAAGGTTATATTGTTACTTTCGGAATTATTCCAACGAAGCCAGAGACAGGTTATGGTTATATAGAATCTAAAGGAGATAAAGTATTGTCATTTCGCGAAAAGCCAAACGAAACTACAGCGAAAGAATTCATTGCAAGAGGAAATTTTTTATGGAATAGCGGTATGTTTTGCTTCAAAGCAAGTGTGTTATTAGATGAATTAAGACAATTTCAGCCAGATGTTTATGAGAAATCTAGAACAGTTTGGGAAGCTTCAAAAGAAGGGTTTTTAGATTTAGAACTATCAATGCAAATACCATCAATAAGCATTGATTATGCTGTGATGGAAAGAAGTAAAAAAATTAAGGTAGTTCCTGCATCTTTTTCTTGGTCCGATCTTGGATCTTTTGAGTCAGTATACGAATATTTAGTATCGAAAGGACATCCTATAGATCTTAATGGGAATATGGTTATCGGCTGTGATAGTCATACAACTTTTTTAGGATTAAGAAATACTATTTTTGTACATACAGATAATGCTAATTTGATTTTGCAAAAAGAAAATTCGCAAGATGTAAAAGATATATATAATGAATTAGAAAAACAAAATTCAGATTTATTAAATTAA
- a CDS encoding nucleotide sugar dehydrogenase, translating into MELEKNVKIAVIGLGYVGLPLARLFATKYEVVGFDINESRVNSLKTGIDSTLEVEDDILQKVLVEKPNEKGLYCTTSVDDIASCNYYIVTVPTPVDKNNRPDLTPLYKSSETVGKVLRKGDIVIYESTVYPGVTEEQCVPVLERVSGLKFNEDFFAGYSPERINPGDKEHTVEKILKVTSGSTPEIGLKVDALYKSVIAAGTHLAPTIKVAEAAKVIENSQRDINIAFVNELAKIFNLMNIDTQEVLAAAATKWNFLPFKPGLVGGHCIGVDPYYLAQRAQEFGYHPEIILAGRRLNDSMGEYVASQIVKLMIKKGISVNGAELLMLGITFKENCPDVRNTKIVDVVKALKEYGILVTIFDPLANTDDVKKEYNLVTFNSIPNNKFDAIVLGVSHAEFLELDFAKLQKANSLLYDVKGVLGTVADNRL; encoded by the coding sequence ATGGAATTAGAAAAAAATGTGAAAATTGCGGTTATTGGTTTAGGATATGTTGGTCTGCCTTTAGCGCGATTATTTGCAACAAAATATGAAGTTGTTGGCTTTGATATAAATGAATCGAGAGTCAATTCTTTAAAAACAGGAATCGATTCAACTTTAGAAGTTGAAGATGATATTCTGCAAAAGGTTTTAGTTGAAAAACCTAACGAAAAAGGATTGTATTGCACAACTTCAGTAGATGATATTGCAAGTTGTAATTATTATATTGTTACGGTTCCTACTCCAGTCGATAAAAATAATAGACCTGATCTGACTCCGTTATATAAATCGAGTGAGACAGTTGGCAAAGTATTGAGAAAAGGAGATATTGTGATCTATGAGTCTACAGTATATCCTGGAGTTACAGAAGAACAATGCGTTCCTGTTTTAGAACGTGTTTCTGGTTTAAAATTTAATGAAGATTTTTTTGCTGGATATTCTCCAGAAAGAATCAATCCAGGAGATAAAGAACATACTGTTGAAAAAATCCTAAAAGTTACTTCTGGTTCAACCCCGGAAATAGGATTAAAAGTTGATGCTTTATATAAATCTGTTATTGCAGCAGGAACTCATTTAGCTCCAACAATAAAAGTTGCAGAAGCAGCAAAAGTTATTGAAAACTCACAGCGAGATATTAATATTGCTTTTGTAAATGAATTGGCTAAAATATTCAATTTAATGAATATTGACACCCAAGAAGTATTAGCAGCAGCAGCGACAAAATGGAACTTTTTGCCATTTAAGCCGGGTCTTGTTGGAGGGCATTGCATTGGTGTAGATCCTTATTATTTAGCTCAAAGAGCACAAGAATTCGGATATCATCCTGAAATTATATTAGCTGGAAGACGATTAAATGATAGCATGGGAGAATATGTAGCTTCACAGATAGTGAAACTAATGATAAAAAAAGGTATTTCTGTTAATGGTGCAGAACTGTTAATGCTTGGAATTACTTTCAAAGAAAATTGTCCAGATGTACGAAATACTAAAATTGTAGATGTTGTAAAGGCATTAAAGGAATACGGAATTTTAGTTACAATATTTGATCCGCTTGCAAATACAGATGATGTAAAAAAAGAATATAATTTAGTAACATTTAACTCTATTCCAAATAATAAATTTGATGCAATAGTTCTTGGAGTTTCGCATGCTGAATTTCTAGAATTGGATTTTGCTAAATTGCAAAAAGCAAATAGTTTATTGTATGATGTAAAAGGAGTTTTAGGTACTGTAGCCGATAATAGATTATAG
- a CDS encoding UpxY family transcription antiterminator, whose protein sequence is MNWYVVYTKPKWEKKVADKLNQLGVECYCPLVTQVKQWSDRKKKIEVPLFNSYVFVQLPDSERSSVFNVAGVVRYLFWLGKPAIVKNEEIETIKKSLKAPNISDVSVSAIQVGDKIKIESGVFSNQSGVVQEVSNNYYTLVLESLGCILKIKYK, encoded by the coding sequence ATGAATTGGTACGTAGTTTATACAAAACCTAAATGGGAAAAAAAAGTAGCCGATAAACTCAATCAATTGGGAGTGGAATGTTATTGTCCGCTTGTTACTCAGGTTAAACAATGGTCTGACAGAAAGAAGAAGATAGAAGTGCCACTTTTTAACTCTTACGTTTTTGTTCAATTGCCAGACTCAGAGCGAAGTTCTGTTTTTAATGTGGCAGGGGTTGTTAGGTATTTGTTTTGGCTAGGAAAACCCGCAATTGTGAAAAATGAAGAAATAGAAACAATAAAGAAAAGTCTTAAAGCTCCTAATATTAGTGATGTTTCAGTTTCTGCTATTCAAGTAGGAGATAAAATTAAAATAGAATCGGGTGTATTCAGCAATCAAAGTGGGGTGGTTCAAGAAGTTTCAAATAATTATTATACTTTGGTATTAGAAAGTTTAGGATGTATTTTGAAAATAAAATATAAATAA